Part of the Acidobacteriota bacterium genome, TGCGCGCTACGAGGATGCCCGCCTCGAGGTCGATGACTACACCACCATTGCGGCGGCGAACTCGACCTTCGTCGGCGGCGGTGAGCCGAGCTTCGAGGAGACCCTGGTCAATGTCGGCTTGATCGTGCGCCCGGCGGAGGGATGGAACCTCTACGGCGCCTACAACGAGAGCTTCACCATGCCCGATGCCGGCCGCGTGCTGCGCGCCGTCAACGTCCCCGGCCTGAATGTCGATTCGCTGTTCAACCTCGAGCCGGTGATCGCGGACAATGTGGAGCTCGGCGTCGAGTACTCGGGGCGTCGCTTCACCGGTCGCGCGGCGCTGTTCGATTCCACCGCCGAAAACGGCTCACGGCTGTCGAGCAACGATCAGGGAATTTTCGAGGTGGTGCGGCAGCGCACGGAGATCGACGGCTTCGAGATCTTCGCCGAGTACATCATCAACCAGAGCTTCTCGATCGGTGCGAACTACGGCGCCACGAACGGTGAGTTCGACTCCAATGGCGACGATCGCGTCGACACCGACCTCGACGGTCTGAACATCGGTCCGGATCGCTTGAATCTCTTCCTGCACGGCCGCTTGAACGATCGCTTCGGCGGTACCCTGCAGGTGTCGAACTTCGCCGATCGTGACTTCCGCGGTCCGGCGGCTCGGGTCGGGCGCGACTTCGATGGCTACACCCTCGTCGACCTCAGCCTGTGGCTCGACATCCCGGTCGGTCAGCTTCGCCTCGGCCTCGAGAACGTGCTCAACGAGGACTACTTCAACTACTTTGCGCAGACCGAGCCCTTCGCCCGGACTGACACCTACTTCAAGGGCAACGGCCGCACCGTGGGCCTGAGCTGGCGGGTCGACCTCTAGACGGAGGCTGAGCAAGCCGCAGAGGCGGCTCGCTCAGCGCCCTCCTCGGGCCTGCTGGCCTCTTTGTTCAGACCTCAGCAACGGGCCGTGCAGCCGCCCCGGAGCGATCGCTCCGGGGCGCGCCCGATCGAGGGTCGCTTCAGGGCTGCAGGCGGCGCCAAGCCGCGGCCACCAAGAGCGTCATCATGGCGATCAGCCCCCATTGGCCGAGGGTCGGAATCTCCAGGATCGTGGGGACTTCGACCAGGATCGGGGTCGGGTCGTTTTCCCCGTCCTCGTTGGCGTTGTCGTCGCCGTCCGGGTCCGGCTCGGGACCATCGTGGGACAGGTCGGTGGTGCTGCCATTGAGGCTCTCTCCAGTCGCCACCGCCTGGTTGTCGAAGGCCATGATGCCTGCCGGATCGATGGTGACCTCGAAGGCGATCTCACCCATCGCGCCGATATCGAGGGTGCTCGATGCGGACACCAGCAGGGTGGTGTCTCCGAGGCCGTCGTAGCCGGCGTTGGCCATCAACGTTCCGGTGCCTCCGGTCAGCGTCGCCGTCGGCGATGTGACCGCGATGACCGACGCCGGAGCCGGGAAGGTCGCGTTCAGATCGTCGGTCACCTGGACGTCGAAGAGATCGAGCGGACCGAGGTTTTCGACCAAGATCAGAATTGGCACGGTGTAGGTGCCGTCGCCGTTGTCGACCGTCAGGCCGGCGGACTTGGCGATTCCGATGCTCGGATCAGGAGGCGTGACCGAGATGTCCACGCTGTCGCTCGCGGTGACCATCGTTCCGGCGGGGCTGCTGCCTTCGCCTTCAACGGTATTGGTGAAGGGACCTCCGATTCCCGCCGAAGTGAAGGTCACCGAGAAGGAGATGGTCTCGACGGCCGCCAAGGGCAGGGTGCTCGCAGCGGCATCGAGCAGGCTCGTGTCGCCGTCGCCGTCGAAGCCGCCGTTGGCGGTCAGGGTCCCGGAAGCGACCGGCACCGTCACGGAGCTCACCGACGATGGTGGCGGGAAGGTCGCCGTCAGGTCATCGGTGACCTGTACCTCTGTGAGCACCACATTGCCGGTGTTGCTGACGGTCAGCAGATAGGGCACGGTGAAGGTGCCGTCCAGGTTGTCGACCACCGGGCCATCGACGGTCTTGGTGACGGAGATCGCCGGGTTCTCGACGATCGACACGTCGGCCGTGTCGGTGTCGGTGACCGGCGTACCGGCCGGGCTGCTGGCGTCGGCCGTTGCCGAGTTGGTGAACGGTCCGAGCTCGCCGTTGGGCTCGAGCACCACCGTGAGGTCGAGGGTGACGGTCGCCGCCGGTGCCAAAGAGCTGGCGCTGGCGTCGAGGAGCGTGGTGTCCGTGGGGCCGGTGAAGTCGAGGGTGACAGTGCCACAGCTACCGGCGCTGCAGGCCGCCATCGCCGACACCAGGTTGACCGGTGCCGGGAAGGTCGTGACCAGATCGTCGGTCACCTGCACCATCGAGAGGTCGACGTTGCCGGGGTTGGTCACCACCAGGCTGAAGGTGGCTTCGAACTGCCCGCCCCCGATGTCGGTGATCGCGCCGGCGGTCTTGACGATGGTGATGGCGGGTGTCTCGGATACCGAGATCTCGACCGCGTCATCGTCAGTCACCGGATTGCCGATCGGGTCCTGCGCCGAACCGTTGGCGGTGTTGTTGAACGGACCGGCCAAGCCGTTGGGATCGAAGCGCACCGTGAACCCGATGGTCTCGCTGTCGCCGATCGGCAGGGTACTCCCTGCGGCGACCAGCAGACTCGAGTCGCCATCGCCATCGAAGGCGCCGTTGGCGGAGAGGCTGCCGCTGGCGGTCGGTCCGGTGATGACGGCGAAGGTCGCCGGCGGGGGGAAGGTGGCCGTCAGATCGTCGGCCACCTGGACCATCACCAGATCGGTGGCGCCGGTGTTCTCGAGGGTCACGGTGTAGGGAACCTCGAACTGGCCAGGATTGCCCGCCGAATCGACGACCGCGCCGGCTGTCTTGGTGACGGTCAGTCCGGGCGCTCCGACAGTGGTGACCTCCGCCGTCAGGCGGCAGAGCGGACCGAACCGGGTGGTCGCCCGGGAGAGGGCCGCGCTGGCACACGCCGAGGTGCTGCCGCCGGCATCGGCGCAGGTCTCGTCGAGGAAAGTCGCGGTGGTTCCCGTGCCCGGCGCCGGCGCGTCCGGTGGCGGGCCGCCGGTCAAGTCGAGGGTGCCGGTAGCGGTTGGCAGAACATCGATGTCATAGGTCAAGGAGGCGCTGGTTCCGGCGGCCACCACGCCCGGTGCGAAGGTCAGGGTCCAGGGGCCGGCACCGGCCTCTGCGGTGGCCGACGAGGTGCCGCCTGCGATCGCCGCCGAGCCGGCGACATAGGTGGTCTGTCCGCCGTTGGTCGGCACCGTTGCCACGGCCACATTCGTGCCGCCGGTGGCGGCGTCGAGCTGGATTGGATACTCGGTGGGGTTGGTGACGGTGACCGTCACCCGAACCCGACTGGTGACGCCGACGGCGAGGGGCGGCTCGCCGGCCAGTAGCGCCCACGAGTGCCCGACCCAGGGCTTGACGGGGGCGATGACGACGTCGTCCGCTCCGCCCCGCTCGCCGAAGAAGCGGCTGCCGTCGGCCGGCAGGTAGAGGCGAACGGCGCCGGCTTCGGGCTGCATATCCGGTCCGCCGCTGGCGGGAGTGGTCGCCCCGTCGGCCGGATTGTCGGAGGTGGGATCTCCCACCCACCAGGTGACGTGGTTGAACAAGCCGATGATCCAGCGCGCGCTCCACAGTCCATAGTCCGAGGCATCGCTGGCGGAGGCGAAATCGGTCACCGCGTTCTCGGCCCAAACCCCATTGCCACTGAAGGTGGGTGTGAAGGTCGGTGAGGCGCCGGCGCGGGTCGTCCAGGTCAAGGACTCGTCGCCGTCCACGTCGACGTCGAAGTCATTGCAGCTCAGCGAACAGTAGCCCTGCACGTAAGGATAGAAGTCGTGGGTTCTGCTGTACCCCGGATCGCTCGCGAAGCTCGCCGCGTAGACCTGGCCGATGCCGACGTAGGAGTCGGCGTAGACATTGATCTCGTTGGCTCCGGCGCCGGCCGAGCCATCGTGGGCGCGGATGCCGAAGGCGTTGGCGTCGTCTTCGTCGGTGGGGCCGGAGTTGGGGCTACTGACGGCCATCCGCCAATGACCCGGCGCTGGATTGGAGACGGAGAAAACGCCCAGGTCGGACCAGGCGTTGTTGCAGAAGGTCTGCAAGCCGACGGTGACGGGGTCGCAGTCCTGGCCCGGCAGGCTGATCGATGCGACGCTCGTGCCGTCGGGAGCGAAGAGCTCGAAGGTGGTCGCCGCATCCCAGCCGCTCGTCGTGTTGTCCTGATCGTGCTCTTCGGTGCCGGCCACGTCGCCGGCCCCCAGATCGGCATCGAAAACCTCCACCACCAGCATGCCCGCCGACAATGACGGCGGGACTTCAATGTAGAAGTCGTGGCTGACCGCGCCGAGGCTTTGGAGACCTTGGTTCGAGAGCAGATAGTCGCCGAAATTGAAACCGCGATCGGGCCCGAGGGTGGCCAACAGCTGGTTTTCGTTGTCCGGTAGCGTATCGGCGTCGCCGCTGTCTTCGACCAGGGGACTGGTACCCGGGTCCGGGGTGCCGCCGGCCGAGCCGGTTTGCGGGATGAAGGAAAACGCCAAGGCCAAGAACAAGGCGAGCGTCGACACTCGGAAGGTGGAAATCGGGCTCCACATCGGATGCGCTCCTCTGGCTGGGAATGGGGGCAGGTTCGGTGGGTGGTGCCTGCGATCAGGCAAGGCTATTGAAATATCAATAAAAAACTTCAATAAAGAAAACTGTAGCACACATCCAGGGTGGCAAGCGGCTCATGCTGGTGGCCGATGGGGCCACCGCGGCCCTGGCATCGCAACCTCCTGTTCAGGGTTTCAGGTCATCCTGGCGAGGAGCGCGCTTCTCGGTGCGCCGAGCTGACTCGGGTGAGCTGGATAATCTGCCCTGCGGAGAGGAGAGTCTTCTGCTTTCTTGGAGTGGGGCGGCGGTGACGTGCTTGCGCCCGACGTCAGGGGGCTCGAGCTGAATGGGCATACGAATGATACTGCGAAATCTCAGGTACATCCTCCCGATGGGCGCTCTCTTTGGGGCTGCGATGGCACTCCTTGCCTGCGGGGCCCGGCAGGAGAGCGGTGACCTTCCCGACGAAATGCTGTGGGCCTGGCGGCGGCCGGAGGTGCTGACGTTCGTCGACCCGCAGCGCACCGGGGTGGCGGCGTGGATGGCGACGATTCACCTCGCCGGGGACTCCCTGCAAATCGAGCCCAGGGAGTGGCGACTCGCCGTGCCGTCGGGCACCTATCTGGCGGCGGTGGTGCGGCTGGAGAGCTCGGCCGAACGGCCTCCGGATTTGAGCCCGGAGCTTCGCTCGAAGCTGTCCGATCGCCTGCTCGAGCTGTGGCGTGAGACGGGCTGGCCTGAGCTGCAGCTCGATTTCGACGCCCGGGTTTCGGAGCGCGAGTTCTACCGCCTTCTGTTGGCGGACCTGCGGTCCGGTATGGCCGGTGGGCGCCTTTCGATCACGGCGCTCCTTTCGTGGTGCTGGGAGCCTGGCTGGCTCGACGATCTGGCGGTGGATGAGGTGGTGCCGATGATCTATCGCCTCGGGCCCGAAGCGGAGCTGTTTCGGCGGCGTTTGGCGGCGGGAGAGCCCTTCGTCGCCCAGGCCTGCCTCGAAGCCATCGGAGTTTCGAGCGATGAGCCCATCCCGAGCTTCGCGGTGGAGGGGCGAAAGTACTTCTTCCACCATCTGCCCTGGACGGCTGATCGTCAGCGGGAAGAGCAGGAGCGGCTGGCGAACGCTTCGAGGACGATGGGCGCGGCCTCCGGCTCGCCTTGATTCGGCCATCGATCGGCCGAGGAACCGTGAGAGGCTGGAGTCTATGAGGCTGGAACGGCTGTCGATCGTGCTCCTCGTGGTCTTTCTCGCAGGTCTGCCGGCGGCGAGGATCTGTGCCTCCGGAAGCTCCTATCTTCGCAACTGGTTCGTCGATCCGACGCGGCCGTCGTCGCCGGCTGAGCGATTCCTCGCCGGGGAGCTCGGCATCGTCGAGGCGGATCGCCTGAAGACGGTGCACCAGGTGGTGGTCTTCCGTCATTTGACCGGTCTCGGGATGACCCCCGGAGCGGTGCAGGCCTTCGGGGAGCTCGAACCGGCGCGGCAACCCTGGTTCACGGCGCGAGATGGCTACGATCGCTGGCGAGAGGTGCTGAACCACTACCAGCGCAGAAGCGGGCCGGCCCATTTCCGGTCCGATCACCGCGAAGTCGACGGAGTGAAGACTTTCCGCTACTTCCTCAACTGTCTCGATCCCGCCTTCGCGACGGCAGCCGAAACCTGGGAGGCGCGACGCGCCACCTATGGTGAGGACAGTCCGTGGCTCGAAGACTGGTTCGAGGCCCAGGTCGTGGTCTTCGAGAATTGCGGCAAGGGCCCGCTTCGCCTGCCCGCCGCCTTGCCTCCGGAGGCGCCGGAGCTGGCTCGACAGGATCGCCGCTATCAGACCGCCGCGGCGCATTTCTACGCCACCGACAACGGCCAGGCCGAGAGCCTCTTCCGCGCTCTGGCGGAGGACGAGGGATCGCCCTGGCAGAGCCTCGGCCGGTATCTGGCGCTGCGCAGCAGAGTTCGCCTGGGCTCGGTGGGGGGAGGAGGGCCGGAGGCCCTGAGGGCCGCTGCCGAGGAGCTCACGGCAGTCCTTGCCGACCCATCCGAGTCGGCGCAACACGAGCGCTGTCGTCGCCTGCTCGATTGGGTTCTCCTGCGTTTGGAGCCTGATCTTCAGCGCCTGCGGTTGGCTCGTGAGCTGCTGGTTCCCGATCCGCCGGAAAGTCTCTCCCAAACCCTCGTCGACTTCGCAGAGCTCCATGGCGGTCGTCGCACCTTCGCGTCCCGGAAGCTTCCCTGTGAGACCGTCGGAGAGGCCGCTGCCGCCTGGCTCGTGGAGTGGGTCGCCTGTCTGGGAGATCCCCGCCGAGAGGCGACATTGGGCCACCTCGAGGGCCGCTGGCACAGCGCCGAAGAGCCGTTCCGAGATGCCTGGCTGCTGGCTCTGGCTTCGCGTGCCCGGGGCGAAGATGGCGTCGTGCCAGACCTCTTGGCGGCTCTGGCGGCGATCCCTTCCGACCATCCGCTGGCGCCGAGTGCCGTCTTCCATCGGGCGCGCCTCTTGATCGAGGCAGGGGAGGGGGAGACGGCTCGAACCCTCCTCGACGTCGAGCTGGCGCGGCCCGCCCGGACCGTTCATCGCAGCGACGAGAACCGCCTCCGTGGTCTCCGCCTGCGTACCGCCCATCGCCTCTCGGAGCTGGTGGCCGACGGCTTTCAGCGGCCGGTGACCACGTCCTATGACGACGGCGTCGGGGGTCCTCCGGCGGTTCCGGTGAAGCCGGAGAATCTCACTCAGCCGGTGCTGATCGCACCCGTGACCGACATCCTCAACGCTCAGGCCGGGCCGCAGTTTTTGGCGCAGGTGGTCGAGGATCTGCCGGATCTGCCCCCCGGGCAACGGGATGCGCTGCTATTCCGCGCCTGGACCCTTTCTCTGCTCTTCGGTAGGCACGCCGAAGGCGAGGATCTTGCTGCGCGGCTGGAGGCGGCCGTGCCTGCCTTGAAGGCGCCGTTGGCGGCCTACCGCGCCGCCGAGTCGGATACCGGCCGGGAGCTGGCGGCGGCGCTGCTCTTTCTCGATGAATGGGTGCCGGCGATCGTGGTGCCGACGGGACGCTACGCTCTTCAGGATTGGTACCCGTGGTGTTCCGGGGCACTGAAGGGGGGGACTCTGAGAAATCCCTCGCCGAAGCTGCTGCCGCGGGACGACCGCGAGGCCTTGCTCGCCGATGGTCTGCGCCTTGGGTCGGTGCCGCTGCCGCGGCGCTGGGTGGCCGATACGATCTTCTCCTGGGCGGATCGCCAGCGCCAGGACTCGCGAGTGCCGGAGGCGCTGCATCTGCTGGTGAGGAGGACTCGCTTCAGCGCCTGTCGCGATGGCGACATCTCCAAGGGGGCCTTCGATCGCCTCCACCGGCGCTACGGCGACAGCGAGTGGGCCGGGCGCACTCCCTACTGGTACAAGTAGCCGGCCCTTCTCGGGGCCACGGCGAGCCGCCGCGAATCTCGCCGGGGCCTACCAGACGGCCTCGAAAGCCTCCGGCGCCAGGTTCCACTTCTTGCCGTAGACGTGTAGGCGCTTGGTCGGACCTTCGGCGTCGACCAGGTCGCCCCCGGCGTGGGCCCAGGACAGCAGGCTGCCGGCGAGGTTCTTGACCTCGATCCCCTGGCGGCGAAGCTTGTCGGCATGGAGGCCGCTGCGGTAGCCGACGGTGCAGTAGGTGACCACCAGGGCGCCCTCCGGCAGCGTTCCGAGCTCCTCGGGAGTGATCGCGCCGGGGATTGTCGAAATGCGACGCTCCTTGGTCTTGCGGACATCGACGATCACCACCGGACGATTCTCACGCAGCGCCAGGAGCTCCTCGGCGGAGATGTCTTCGACCTCGGGGAAGTCACTGCGGTAGCCGTCGTACATCTGGCGGATCTCGGCGAGCTTCTCGGCGTCGGTCATGGCGCTTCCAGGGTCGTCGGCGCCGGCACAGGCGGCCAGCGTCAGAATTGCAGACAGGGCGAGGATCAGGCTCTTGGTCATGGGCTCGAAGGTCGGGTTTCGGGGCTCAGCAGTTTGGAAGATGTCTTCACCCCTTCGCGCGAGTAGAATGCGCGGGCTTGGCCGCGATATTCAACTCCATGCCCGACTCCTCGCCACCGTAACATGACGCCGATTTCGCATCCGCAGAGAGAGTTGGTGTTGGTGGGAGGGGGGCATTCCCACGTCCAGGTGCTGCGGCGCTTGGCGATGGAACCCCTCCCCGAAACCCACGTGACGGTGGTGCTGGATGTCCCGATCGCCGTTTACTCCGGCATGGTGCCGGGATTCGTGGCGGGCCAGTACCGTGCCGAGGAGCTCGAGATCGACGTCGTCCCCCTGGCCCGCCGGGCCCAGGCGCGGGTCATCCTGTCGCCGGCCACCGGGGTCGATCCGGGCGAGAAGCGCATCCACCTGGCGGATCGGCCGTCCATTCCCTACGACATCGCTTCCTTCGACATCGGCTCGACGGTGGCTGGCCTCGAGTTGCCGGGGATTCGCGAGCACGCTTTGCCGACCCGCCCCATCGCTCGCCTGGTGCGGCGCGTCGAGGCGCTGGTGGAGCGCATTCAGCAGCGCCCGGTCGGGGAACCCTATCGGGTGGTGGTGGTCGGTGGCGGAGCGGGCGGCGTCGAGCTGGTGTTCGCCCTCTGGCAGCGCTTGGGGGCGAAGGACGATCCCAGCCTCGAGCTGGCGCTGGTTCAGGGAGCCGATCGCGTCCTGCCCGGCGCCCCGGCCGGGTTGGTACGGCGGGTTTTGCGCCACGCCGCGGAGCGCGGCATCGCGGTGCACACCGGCCGTCGGGTGAAGGCTGCCGACGCCGAGCGGGTGACCTTCGAGGACGATTCCGAGATGCCCTGCGATGCCCTCGTCTGGGTCGCCGGTGCGGTGTCGCAGGATCTCTTCGACAGCTCCGGCTTGGCCTGTGACGACCGCGGCTTCGCCTTGATTCGCCCGACGTTGCAGGTCAAAGGCTATGACGACCTCTTCGCGGTCGGCGATTGCGCCACCCTCGAGGACTTCCCGCAGACGCCCAAGGCCGGCGTCTATGCGGTGCGTCAAGGGCCGTACCTGAGCGACAACCTGCGGGCCCATGTGGTGGGCGAGCCGTTGCAGCCTTACCGGCCGCAGAGCGACTTTCTTTCGCTGCTCAATCTCGGCGACGGCGTCGCCCTGGGAGCCAAGTGGGGGCTGTCCTTCGAGGGGCGCTGGGTGATGAACCTCAAGGACCGCATCGATCGCCGCTTCATGGAGCGCTTTCAGGTGCTCGACTCGGCCGGGGTGGTCTCCGAGGCCTTCGAGGGCGACGGCGACATGGGCGACGACAGTCCCATGCTGTGCGGCGGCTGTGCCGCCAAGGTGGGGCAGTCGACGCTCTCCCGGGCGCTCTCACGCCTGCCGCCGGTGCCGGCCGACGACAGCGTGCGCCTGGGCCTCGAAAAGCCCGACGATGCCGCCGCCTTCGTCACCCGCAGCGGTGATTTGCTGCTGTCGACGGTGGATGTCTTCCGGCCCTTTTCGGACGATCCCTTCCTGGTCGGCAAGATCTCCGCGATCAATGCCCTGTCGGATCTCTTCGCTAAGGGCATCGCCCCGCGTCATGCCCAGGCGCTGGTGGCGATCCCGAATCACCTCGAGAGCGACGACGAGGAGGAGATGCTCTTCCAGGTGCTCTCTGGCGCCCGCGAGGTGCTCGACGGCGCCGGAGTCACCCTCCTCGGCGGGCACACCACCACCGCGCCGGAGCTGTTGGTCGGCTTCGCCGTCGACGGTGAAGCCGATCCCGACCGGCCGGTGCTGTCCCTCGACCGCCTGGCCGCCGGCCAGGAGCTGATCCTGACCAAGCCCCTGGGCACCGGCGTGCTGCTGCATGCGGACATGCACGGACGCCTGCGTGGCCCCTGGCTCGAGCACGTGCTCGAGGCCATGCTGCAGCTCAACGACGAGGCGGCACGCATCGCGGTTGCTTGCGGCGCGACGGCGATGACCGACGTCACCGGCTTCGGCCTAGTGGGCCATCTCGCCGAGATGGCCCGCACCAGCGGGGTGGCGGCGGAGATCGAGGTCGCCGACCTGCCGGCCTA contains:
- the selD gene encoding selenide, water dikinase SelD, yielding MTPISHPQRELVLVGGGHSHVQVLRRLAMEPLPETHVTVVLDVPIAVYSGMVPGFVAGQYRAEELEIDVVPLARRAQARVILSPATGVDPGEKRIHLADRPSIPYDIASFDIGSTVAGLELPGIREHALPTRPIARLVRRVEALVERIQQRPVGEPYRVVVVGGGAGGVELVFALWQRLGAKDDPSLELALVQGADRVLPGAPAGLVRRVLRHAAERGIAVHTGRRVKAADAERVTFEDDSEMPCDALVWVAGAVSQDLFDSSGLACDDRGFALIRPTLQVKGYDDLFAVGDCATLEDFPQTPKAGVYAVRQGPYLSDNLRAHVVGEPLQPYRPQSDFLSLLNLGDGVALGAKWGLSFEGRWVMNLKDRIDRRFMERFQVLDSAGVVSEAFEGDGDMGDDSPMLCGGCAAKVGQSTLSRALSRLPPVPADDSVRLGLEKPDDAAAFVTRSGDLLLSTVDVFRPFSDDPFLVGKISAINALSDLFAKGIAPRHAQALVAIPNHLESDDEEEMLFQVLSGAREVLDGAGVTLLGGHTTTAPELLVGFAVDGEADPDRPVLSLDRLAAGQELILTKPLGTGVLLHADMHGRLRGPWLEHVLEAMLQLNDEAARIAVACGATAMTDVTGFGLVGHLAEMARTSGVAAEIEVADLPAYLGALELMAQGLRSTFHPENAKAKKGIYSPVEAMRHPAFDLLFDPQTSGGLLFGVEPSEVEATLDRLRRAGYDGAARIGRALPLEDRPPVAVTRRG
- a CDS encoding IPTL-CTERM sorting domain-containing protein, translated to MWSPISTFRVSTLALFLALAFSFIPQTGSAGGTPDPGTSPLVEDSGDADTLPDNENQLLATLGPDRGFNFGDYLLSNQGLQSLGAVSHDFYIEVPPSLSAGMLVVEVFDADLGAGDVAGTEEHDQDNTTSGWDAATTFELFAPDGTSVASISLPGQDCDPVTVGLQTFCNNAWSDLGVFSVSNPAPGHWRMAVSSPNSGPTDEDDANAFGIRAHDGSAGAGANEINVYADSYVGIGQVYAASFASDPGYSRTHDFYPYVQGYCSLSCNDFDVDVDGDESLTWTTRAGASPTFTPTFSGNGVWAENAVTDFASASDASDYGLWSARWIIGLFNHVTWWVGDPTSDNPADGATTPASGGPDMQPEAGAVRLYLPADGSRFFGERGGADDVVIAPVKPWVGHSWALLAGEPPLAVGVTSRVRVTVTVTNPTEYPIQLDAATGGTNVAVATVPTNGGQTTYVAGSAAIAGGTSSATAEAGAGPWTLTFAPGVVAAGTSASLTYDIDVLPTATGTLDLTGGPPPDAPAPGTGTTATFLDETCADAGGSTSACASAALSRATTRFGPLCRLTAEVTTVGAPGLTVTKTAGAVVDSAGNPGQFEVPYTVTLENTGATDLVMVQVADDLTATFPPPATFAVITGPTASGSLSANGAFDGDGDSSLLVAAGSTLPIGDSETIGFTVRFDPNGLAGPFNNTANGSAQDPIGNPVTDDDAVEISVSETPAITIVKTAGAITDIGGGQFEATFSLVVTNPGNVDLSMVQVTDDLVTTFPAPVNLVSAMAACSAGSCGTVTLDFTGPTDTTLLDASASSLAPAATVTLDLTVVLEPNGELGPFTNSATADASSPAGTPVTDTDTADVSIVENPAISVTKTVDGPVVDNLDGTFTVPYLLTVSNTGNVVLTEVQVTDDLTATFPPPSSVSSVTVPVASGTLTANGGFDGDGDTSLLDAAASTLPLAAVETISFSVTFTSAGIGGPFTNTVEGEGSSPAGTMVTASDSVDISVTPPDPSIGIAKSAGLTVDNGDGTYTVPILILVENLGPLDLFDVQVTDDLNATFPAPASVIAVTSPTATLTGGTGTLMANAGYDGLGDTTLLVSASSTLDIGAMGEIAFEVTIDPAGIMAFDNQAVATGESLNGSTTDLSHDGPEPDPDGDDNANEDGENDPTPILVEVPTILEIPTLGQWGLIAMMTLLVAAAWRRLQP
- a CDS encoding rhodanese-like domain-containing protein, with the translated sequence MTKSLILALSAILTLAACAGADDPGSAMTDAEKLAEIRQMYDGYRSDFPEVEDISAEELLALRENRPVVIVDVRKTKERRISTIPGAITPEELGTLPEGALVVTYCTVGYRSGLHADKLRRQGIEVKNLAGSLLSWAHAGGDLVDAEGPTKRLHVYGKKWNLAPEAFEAVW